A single genomic interval of Bradyrhizobium japonicum USDA 6 harbors:
- a CDS encoding helix-turn-helix domain-containing protein produces MSKAPNPVDKYVGSRVRMRRIMLGMSQEKLGEALGLTFQQIQKYEKGTNRVGASRIQQIAEILQVPVSFLFEGGPSGVAGPDGFAEGASPSYVSDFLATSEGLALTKAFTRITDSKMRRSIVDLVEQIAAREGPDKR; encoded by the coding sequence ATGTCGAAAGCGCCCAACCCTGTTGACAAATATGTCGGCAGCCGCGTGCGTATGCGCCGCATCATGTTGGGCATGAGCCAGGAAAAGCTCGGTGAAGCTTTGGGCCTGACTTTCCAGCAGATCCAGAAGTACGAGAAGGGCACGAATCGCGTCGGCGCGAGCCGCATCCAGCAGATCGCCGAGATCCTGCAGGTGCCCGTGTCGTTCCTGTTCGAGGGCGGACCGAGCGGCGTGGCTGGCCCGGACGGCTTCGCCGAAGGCGCCTCGCCTTCCTATGTCTCGGACTTCCTCGCGACCTCCGAAGGTCTCGCTCTGACCAAGGCGTTCACCCGAATCACTGATTCGAAGATGCGCCGCTCGATCGTCGATCTCGTCGAGCAGATCGCCGCCCGCGAAGGTCCCGACAAACGCTGA
- the lnt gene encoding apolipoprotein N-acyltransferase, producing the protein MTSFQRFRQIALAIILTWGWKRALIAMGCGALSVLALAPFNVFPVLFITFPVLVWLIDGAGAGRYRGVPAAALTGYWFGLGYFVPGLYWTGYAFFVDADVFAWLTPFAVLGLPAYLSIFTAIGFALARLLWTKDATRILALAASLTIAEWLRGHALTGFPWNAFGYALSEPLPLAQTASLIGLWGMTFLSVAIFASPAALIDRTPDRRPAWRAPAAAIALLIVMSIFGAIRLSLHPTTMVAGVKLRLMQPDLQQDAKFNYAAKAEVMKKYLALSDRASGPQSTGVRDATILIWPESAFPFFLTREADAMAQIAELLPKGTVLITGSVRAPDLPRGTPITRAYNSIYVIDHDGSVLSVYDKLHLVPFGEFLPYQDLMEKLGFEQLTRVRGGFIPGSVRHALSVPGAPPALPLICYEAIFPGEVAGRNERPGWIVNLTNDGWFGMSTGPYQHLEQARMRAIELGLPLVRSANTGVSAVIDPVGRTVASLGLGVEGILDANLPAAIPPTVYARVGDVPAAMLVALAVILAVRRRVAKRHP; encoded by the coding sequence GTGACTTCGTTCCAGCGGTTTCGGCAGATTGCGCTTGCCATCATCCTCACCTGGGGGTGGAAGCGTGCGCTCATCGCGATGGGATGCGGTGCGCTGTCGGTGCTGGCGCTGGCGCCATTCAATGTCTTTCCGGTGCTGTTCATTACCTTCCCGGTGCTGGTCTGGCTGATCGACGGCGCGGGCGCCGGACGATATCGCGGCGTCCCCGCCGCGGCACTGACGGGCTATTGGTTCGGGCTCGGCTATTTCGTCCCCGGCCTCTACTGGACCGGCTACGCCTTCTTCGTCGACGCCGACGTGTTCGCGTGGCTGACGCCGTTCGCCGTGCTTGGCCTGCCGGCCTATCTCTCCATCTTCACCGCGATCGGATTCGCGCTGGCCCGCCTGCTCTGGACCAAGGATGCCACGCGCATCCTCGCGCTCGCCGCAAGCCTCACCATCGCCGAATGGCTGCGCGGTCACGCATTGACCGGCTTTCCCTGGAACGCCTTCGGCTACGCCCTGTCCGAGCCGCTGCCGCTGGCGCAGACGGCGTCGCTGATCGGCCTGTGGGGCATGACGTTCCTCAGCGTCGCGATCTTCGCAAGCCCGGCGGCGCTGATCGACCGCACGCCCGATCGCCGCCCGGCATGGCGCGCGCCGGCGGCTGCGATTGCACTTCTGATTGTCATGAGCATCTTCGGCGCGATCCGCCTGTCGCTGCATCCGACCACGATGGTCGCGGGTGTGAAGCTGCGCCTGATGCAGCCGGACCTCCAGCAGGACGCGAAATTCAACTACGCCGCCAAGGCGGAGGTGATGAAGAAATACCTGGCGCTGTCGGACCGCGCCTCGGGACCGCAATCCACCGGCGTGCGCGATGCCACCATCCTGATCTGGCCGGAATCCGCCTTTCCGTTCTTCCTGACCCGCGAAGCCGACGCGATGGCGCAAATCGCCGAGCTGCTGCCGAAGGGCACGGTGCTGATCACGGGCTCGGTCCGCGCCCCCGACCTGCCGCGGGGCACGCCGATCACGCGCGCCTACAACTCGATCTACGTGATCGATCACGACGGCAGCGTGCTCTCGGTCTACGACAAGCTGCACCTCGTGCCGTTCGGCGAATTCCTGCCCTACCAGGACCTGATGGAGAAGCTCGGCTTCGAGCAACTCACGCGCGTGCGCGGCGGCTTCATTCCCGGCAGCGTGCGACACGCGCTATCGGTGCCCGGCGCGCCGCCCGCGCTGCCGCTGATCTGCTACGAAGCAATTTTTCCAGGCGAGGTCGCCGGCCGCAATGAGCGTCCGGGCTGGATCGTGAACCTCACCAACGACGGCTGGTTCGGCATGTCGACCGGTCCCTATCAGCATCTCGAGCAGGCCCGGATGCGTGCGATCGAGCTCGGATTGCCGCTGGTCCGGTCCGCCAATACCGGCGTGTCAGCGGTGATCGATCCGGTGGGACGAACCGTTGCCAGCCTTGGCCTCGGCGTCGAAGGCATTTTGGATGCAAACCTGCCCGCCGCAATTCCGCCGACCGTCTATGCGCGGGTGGGCGACGTGCCCGCAGCCATGCTCGTTGCGCTGGCCGTGATTCTGGCGGTCCGCCGACGTGTTGCCAAACGGCACCCCTGA
- a CDS encoding hemolysin family protein, whose amino-acid sequence MPDSDPIHDNPRNTANLPVVVTSGEVMRPTAEGWLLRAIRTLFGWKAGSVRDDLQVVLDATTPDDTGFSTVERTMLRNILGLHERRIADVMVHRADIIAVKRDIPLGELMDRFESAGHSRLVVYNETLDDPVGIVHIRDLLAFMTARARVSEATKTKRKKPLPAGLDLRTVDLALPLQDARIIRKLLYVPPSMRAIDLLAQMQATRIHLALVVDEYGGSDGLVSLEDIVEQIVGEIDDEHDSDEPPSIVRLPDNAFIADARASLDDVRTVIGEDFVTGEAGEEVETLGGYLVSFVGRLPVRGEVISGPGNYEIEVLDADPRRVKRLRISTRKERPAPRTQRESRRREAAPESGQPPSSDTPVPPPSDGTGSQ is encoded by the coding sequence ATGCCCGATTCCGACCCTATTCACGACAATCCGCGCAATACCGCGAATTTGCCGGTCGTGGTGACATCAGGCGAGGTGATGCGGCCGACCGCGGAAGGCTGGCTGCTGCGTGCCATTCGCACCCTGTTCGGCTGGAAGGCGGGATCGGTGCGCGACGATCTCCAGGTCGTGCTCGACGCCACGACGCCTGACGACACCGGCTTCTCGACCGTCGAGCGCACCATGTTGCGCAACATCCTCGGTCTGCACGAGCGCCGCATCGCCGACGTCATGGTGCATCGTGCCGACATCATCGCAGTGAAGCGCGACATCCCGCTCGGCGAATTGATGGACCGCTTCGAGAGCGCCGGCCACTCGCGCCTCGTCGTCTACAACGAGACGCTGGACGACCCCGTCGGCATCGTCCACATCCGCGATCTGCTCGCTTTCATGACTGCGCGCGCACGGGTGTCGGAGGCCACGAAGACCAAGCGCAAGAAGCCGCTGCCGGCCGGCCTCGACCTGCGTACGGTCGACCTGGCGCTACCGCTGCAGGATGCGCGCATCATCCGCAAGCTGCTCTACGTGCCGCCGTCGATGCGGGCGATCGACCTGCTGGCGCAGATGCAGGCCACGCGCATTCATCTGGCGCTGGTGGTCGACGAATATGGCGGCAGCGACGGGTTGGTCTCGCTCGAGGACATCGTCGAGCAGATCGTCGGCGAGATCGACGACGAGCACGACAGCGACGAGCCGCCCTCGATCGTGCGGCTGCCCGACAACGCCTTCATTGCAGACGCCCGCGCCAGCCTCGACGACGTCCGCACGGTGATCGGCGAGGATTTCGTCACCGGCGAGGCGGGCGAGGAAGTCGAGACGCTCGGCGGCTATCTCGTCAGCTTCGTCGGGCGCCTGCCGGTGCGCGGCGAGGTGATCTCCGGCCCCGGCAATTACGAGATCGAGGTGCTCGATGCCGATCCGCGCCGCGTCAAGCGGCTGCGCATCTCGACACGGAAGGAGCGCCCCGCGCCGCGTACCCAGCGCGAGAGCCGCCGCCGCGAGGCCGCGCCTGAGAGCGGTCAACCGCCTTCCAGCGACACGCCCGTCCCGCCGCCAAGCGACGGGACCGGTTCGCAGTGA
- the ybeY gene encoding rRNA maturation RNase YbeY, with protein MTEVLVVADCWQREPDSEAVIQRAVAAAAESVDEDVADAEVAVMLTDDAGIRTLNSNWRGIDKPTNVLSFPALQPEGEWKEGDAPRMLGDIAIAYETMRREADEEQKPFDHHLSHLAVHGFLHLIGYDHDNDGDAEEMEALEREILSHLGIPDPYADRPGTH; from the coding sequence ATGACCGAGGTCCTCGTCGTCGCCGATTGCTGGCAGCGCGAGCCCGATTCCGAAGCGGTGATCCAGCGTGCGGTGGCGGCCGCCGCCGAAAGTGTCGACGAGGACGTTGCCGACGCCGAAGTGGCCGTGATGCTGACCGATGATGCCGGCATCCGCACGCTCAACAGCAACTGGCGCGGCATCGACAAGCCGACCAACGTGCTGTCGTTCCCCGCGCTCCAGCCGGAGGGCGAGTGGAAGGAAGGCGATGCGCCGCGCATGCTGGGCGACATCGCGATCGCCTACGAGACCATGCGGCGCGAGGCGGACGAGGAACAGAAGCCGTTCGATCATCATTTGAGCCATCTCGCCGTGCATGGTTTCCTGCACCTGATCGGCTACGACCACGACAACGATGGCGACGCGGAGGAGATGGAAGCGCTCGAACGAGAGATCCTGTCTCATCTCGGCATACCCGATCCCTATGCAGACCGCCCGGGGACTCATTGA
- a CDS encoding PhoH family protein, protein MQVPPETQVVIDFDDNRAASALVGPYGQHLAQIERRLGVVVDSKGNHITIGGTRDGCDAARRVLEALYAQAVKGQDLDQGEVEGAIRAVIAQGSLFEFDAKSAKSTFDSINLRKRPVRARTAAQDSYIRALKRHELVFGIGPAGTGKTWLAVAHAAQLFERKEVDKIILSRPAVEAGERLGFLPGDLREKVDPYLRPIYDALYDLMDARIVERALQTGEIEIAPLAFMRGRTLTNAAIILDEAQNTTSMQMKMFLTRLGENSRMIVTGDPSQIDLPNGQTSGLAEATRLLGGVEGIAQVHFKAEDVIRHELVARIVAAYEGSPQRPATGKS, encoded by the coding sequence ATGCAAGTTCCGCCCGAGACCCAGGTCGTCATCGACTTCGACGACAATCGCGCCGCTTCCGCGCTGGTCGGCCCCTACGGCCAGCATCTCGCCCAGATCGAGCGGCGGCTCGGCGTCGTGGTCGACTCCAAAGGCAACCACATCACCATCGGCGGCACGCGTGACGGCTGCGACGCCGCGCGCCGCGTGCTGGAGGCACTCTACGCGCAGGCCGTGAAGGGGCAGGATCTCGACCAGGGAGAGGTCGAAGGTGCGATCCGCGCCGTGATCGCACAGGGCTCGCTGTTCGAATTTGACGCCAAATCGGCCAAATCCACCTTCGACAGCATCAATTTGCGCAAGCGACCGGTGCGCGCGCGCACCGCCGCGCAGGATTCCTACATCCGCGCGCTGAAGCGCCACGAGCTGGTCTTCGGCATCGGCCCCGCCGGCACTGGCAAGACCTGGCTCGCGGTCGCGCATGCCGCGCAGCTGTTCGAGCGCAAGGAAGTCGACAAGATCATCCTGTCGCGTCCGGCGGTCGAGGCCGGCGAGCGGCTCGGCTTTTTGCCCGGCGATCTCCGCGAAAAGGTCGATCCGTATCTCCGTCCGATCTACGACGCGCTTTACGACCTCATGGACGCGCGCATCGTCGAGCGGGCGCTCCAGACCGGCGAGATCGAGATCGCACCGCTCGCCTTCATGCGCGGCCGCACGCTGACCAACGCCGCGATCATCCTGGACGAGGCGCAGAACACCACGTCGATGCAGATGAAGATGTTCTTGACCCGTCTCGGCGAGAACAGCCGCATGATCGTGACCGGCGATCCCTCGCAGATCGACCTGCCGAACGGCCAGACTTCGGGCCTTGCGGAAGCGACGCGCCTGCTGGGCGGCGTCGAAGGCATTGCACAAGTTCATTTCAAAGCCGAGGACGTGATCCGCCACGAGCTCGTGGCGCGGATCGTCGCCGCCTACGAAGGTTCGCCGCAGCGGCCGGCCACCGGTAAATCGTAA
- the miaB gene encoding tRNA (N6-isopentenyl adenosine(37)-C2)-methylthiotransferase MiaB, with protein MTPPRKLHIKSYGCQMNVYDAQRMVDTLAPEGFVETANAEDADLVILNTCHIREKASEKVYSELGRLRVAKEEAARGGRAMQIAVAGCVAQAEGGEITRRAPVVDVVVGPQSYHHLPELLKRARHEGRAIETEFPAADKFGFLAQPKPDAIRARGISAFVTVQEGCDKFCTFCVVPYTRGAEVSRPVAKIVDDVKRLADNGVRELTLIGQNVNAYHGEGPDGTSWPLGRLLEHLAKIPGIARLRYSTSHPRDVDDSLIAAHRDLGELMPFVHLPVQSGSDRILAAMNRKHTADDYRRVIDRFRSARQDIAFSSDFIVGFPGESEQDFLATLALVTQIGYAAAYSFKYSARPGTPAADMQETVSPAEMDQRLERLQELIDSQQSAFNKAAIGSTVDVLFERPARKEGQIVGRTAFLQPAHVMASPDIIGQILPVRIDSLERYSFLGELVTPRNAREPALSQAIGA; from the coding sequence ATGACGCCGCCGCGCAAGCTGCACATCAAATCATATGGCTGCCAGATGAACGTCTACGATGCCCAGCGCATGGTGGACACGCTGGCTCCGGAAGGATTCGTGGAGACGGCCAACGCGGAGGATGCCGACCTCGTCATCCTCAACACCTGCCATATCCGCGAGAAGGCCTCCGAGAAGGTCTATTCCGAGCTCGGCCGGCTGCGGGTCGCCAAGGAAGAGGCCGCGCGCGGGGGCCGGGCGATGCAGATCGCGGTGGCGGGCTGCGTCGCGCAGGCCGAAGGTGGGGAGATCACGCGCCGCGCGCCGGTGGTTGACGTCGTGGTCGGCCCGCAGAGCTATCATCACCTCCCGGAGCTTCTGAAGCGCGCGCGCCACGAAGGCCGTGCGATCGAGACCGAATTTCCCGCAGCCGACAAGTTCGGCTTCCTGGCCCAGCCAAAACCCGATGCGATCCGCGCGCGCGGCATTTCCGCTTTCGTCACGGTGCAGGAAGGCTGCGACAAGTTCTGCACCTTCTGCGTCGTGCCCTATACCCGCGGCGCCGAAGTCTCGCGTCCCGTGGCGAAGATCGTCGACGACGTGAAGCGGCTCGCCGACAACGGCGTGCGCGAGCTCACGCTGATCGGGCAGAACGTCAACGCCTATCACGGCGAGGGACCGGACGGGACAAGCTGGCCGCTCGGCCGGCTGCTCGAACATCTGGCGAAGATTCCGGGCATCGCACGGCTGCGCTATTCGACCAGCCATCCCCGCGATGTCGATGACAGCTTGATTGCAGCCCATCGCGATCTCGGTGAGCTGATGCCGTTCGTGCACCTGCCGGTGCAGTCGGGTTCGGACCGGATTCTCGCCGCCATGAACCGGAAACATACCGCCGATGATTATCGGCGTGTCATCGACCGTTTCCGGTCCGCGCGCCAAGATATTGCTTTTTCATCAGATTTCATCGTGGGCTTCCCCGGCGAAAGCGAGCAAGATTTTCTCGCCACCCTCGCGCTTGTCACGCAAATCGGCTACGCTGCGGCATATTCGTTCAAATACTCCGCCCGGCCGGGAACGCCGGCTGCGGATATGCAGGAGACGGTGTCCCCCGCCGAGATGGACCAGCGATTGGAGCGGCTCCAGGAATTGATCGACAGCCAGCAATCGGCCTTCAACAAGGCCGCGATTGGCTCAACGGTCGATGTGCTGTTCGAGCGTCCGGCCCGCAAGGAGGGCCAGATCGTCGGCCGCACTGCCTTCCTCCAGCCTGCGCATGTGATGGCCTCGCCCGACATCATCGGACAGATCCTGCCGGTCCGGATCGACAGCCTCGAACGCTATAGTTTCCTCGGTGAGCTCGTGACGCCGCGTAACGCACGCGAGCCCGCTTTATCGCAAGCCATTGGAGCCTGA
- a CDS encoding HAD family hydrolase, translating to MPIDLIIFDCDGVLVDSEVISCRAHADVLTRHGYPITSEQVLVRFLGVSEKDARRMVEQEIGRSLPNDLEQQVNAATLQFYASDLQPITHVAAAIGAIDLPKCVASSGTPEKIHHGLTCAGLYDLLAPNIFSASQVARGKPAPDLFLFAAEQMKAAPERCVVIEDSVPGVTGAHAAGMSVLGFHGGSHCPPGHAERLRAAGAGLTFDDMRHLPELVQRVAGNTLAG from the coding sequence GTGCCCATCGATCTCATCATCTTCGATTGCGACGGCGTGCTCGTGGACAGCGAGGTGATCTCCTGTCGCGCACATGCCGATGTGCTGACACGGCACGGCTATCCCATCACGTCGGAGCAGGTGCTGGTCCGCTTTCTTGGCGTATCCGAGAAGGACGCGCGGCGGATGGTCGAACAGGAAATCGGCCGCAGTCTCCCCAACGATCTGGAGCAGCAGGTGAATGCAGCCACGCTGCAGTTCTACGCCAGCGATCTGCAACCGATCACCCACGTGGCCGCTGCGATTGGCGCAATCGATTTGCCAAAATGCGTTGCGTCGAGCGGCACACCGGAGAAGATCCATCACGGCCTGACCTGTGCCGGGCTCTACGACCTGCTCGCTCCGAACATCTTTTCTGCGAGCCAGGTCGCACGCGGCAAGCCCGCACCCGATCTGTTCCTGTTTGCCGCCGAACAGATGAAAGCCGCGCCGGAGCGGTGCGTCGTGATCGAGGACAGCGTCCCCGGCGTGACCGGCGCCCACGCCGCCGGGATGAGCGTGCTGGGCTTTCACGGTGGCAGCCATTGCCCGCCGGGTCACGCCGAGAGACTGCGCGCCGCCGGCGCCGGATTGACGTTCGACGACATGCGGCACTTGCCGGAGCTGGTCCAGCGGGTCGCGGGGAACACCCTGGCGGGGTGA
- a CDS encoding Fur family transcriptional regulator, translating into MTGLKPSSASKATGIEARCAATGMRMTEQRRVIARVLAESVDHPDVEELYRRCVAVDDKISISTVYRTVKLFEDAGIIERHDFREGRARYETMRDSHHDHLINLRDGKVIEFTSEEIEKLQAEIARKLGYKLVDHRLELYCVPLDDDKPTN; encoded by the coding sequence ATGACTGGACTTAAACCTTCCTCCGCCTCCAAGGCGACCGGCATCGAGGCTCGCTGCGCCGCCACCGGCATGCGCATGACCGAGCAGCGCCGCGTCATCGCCCGCGTGCTGGCGGAATCGGTCGACCACCCCGACGTCGAGGAACTTTACCGGCGCTGTGTCGCCGTCGACGACAAGATCTCGATCTCGACCGTGTATCGCACCGTCAAGCTGTTCGAGGATGCCGGCATCATCGAGCGCCATGATTTCCGCGAGGGCCGCGCGCGCTACGAGACGATGCGCGACAGCCATCACGACCACCTCATCAATCTGCGCGACGGCAAAGTGATCGAGTTCACCTCCGAGGAGATCGAGAAGCTGCAGGCGGAGATCGCCCGCAAGCTCGGCTACAAGCTGGTCGACCATCGGCTCGAGCTCTATTGCGTCCCGCTCGACGACGACAAGCCGACGAATTGA
- the rimI gene encoding ribosomal protein S18-alanine N-acetyltransferase has product MMKWLSEWWRGGTAAVEPATTRDAARLAQLHGQSFARGWGEGEFEGMIGERNTLVHRLRLGRKTIGFAISRIGADEAEILSIAVDQAHRGRGLSGTLLMTHLGHLAGRGVRTIFLEVEENNQPARRLYDRAGFMVVGRRERYYKQPNGEQLNALLMRRDLS; this is encoded by the coding sequence ATGATGAAATGGCTTTCAGAATGGTGGCGCGGCGGCACGGCCGCCGTCGAGCCGGCGACCACGCGCGACGCCGCGCGACTGGCGCAGCTGCACGGACAATCCTTTGCCCGCGGCTGGGGCGAAGGCGAGTTCGAGGGCATGATCGGCGAGCGCAACACGCTCGTGCATCGGTTGCGGCTCGGCCGCAAGACCATCGGATTCGCGATCTCGCGGATCGGCGCGGACGAAGCGGAAATCCTCTCCATCGCGGTCGACCAGGCACACCGCGGCCGCGGCCTGTCCGGCACGCTGCTGATGACGCATCTCGGCCACCTCGCGGGGCGCGGCGTGCGCACAATATTTCTCGAAGTCGAGGAAAATAACCAGCCGGCGCGGCGGCTCTACGATCGGGCCGGATTCATGGTGGTCGGACGCCGCGAACGCTACTATAAGCAGCCCAACGGGGAACAATTGAACGCACTTCTGATGCGACGTGACTTGTCGTAA
- the tsaB gene encoding tRNA (adenosine(37)-N6)-threonylcarbamoyltransferase complex dimerization subunit type 1 TsaB, with amino-acid sequence MLILAIDTALEACAAAVLDTDAGQLLAQESLLMKRGHAEALMPMIARVMQSADLAFTSLDRLAVTVGPGSFTGLRVGISAARGLALAAKRPAVGLTTLSAYAATVVGQSGTAPVISAIDARHDHVYFQIVAGDGSQLVRPSVAPIDAAIAASQFGAPHLVGNAARILADRWPKDGPQPVAVDAQPAPDIGWVAWLGAAANPETTPARPFYLKAPDAKPAAQPPLAAQAATS; translated from the coding sequence ATGCTGATCCTTGCCATCGATACCGCGCTGGAGGCGTGCGCGGCCGCCGTTCTCGACACCGACGCCGGCCAGCTGCTCGCGCAGGAATCCCTTCTGATGAAGCGCGGCCACGCCGAAGCGCTGATGCCGATGATCGCGCGTGTGATGCAATCGGCCGATCTTGCCTTCACCTCGCTCGACCGCCTCGCCGTCACCGTCGGCCCCGGAAGCTTCACGGGCCTGAGGGTCGGCATTTCGGCGGCGCGCGGCCTTGCGCTTGCGGCGAAGCGGCCCGCGGTCGGGCTGACGACGCTATCGGCCTATGCCGCCACCGTCGTCGGCCAGAGCGGAACGGCGCCGGTGATCTCGGCGATCGACGCGCGGCACGATCACGTCTACTTCCAGATCGTGGCCGGCGACGGCAGCCAGCTGGTGCGGCCGAGCGTCGCTCCAATTGACGCGGCGATCGCGGCCTCGCAATTCGGTGCGCCGCATCTGGTCGGCAATGCCGCAAGGATCCTCGCCGATCGCTGGCCGAAGGACGGTCCGCAACCCGTTGCGGTCGACGCCCAGCCCGCGCCCGACATCGGCTGGGTCGCCTGGCTCGGCGCCGCGGCCAATCCCGAAACCACGCCGGCGCGGCCGTTCTATCTGAAGGCGCCCGACGCAAAGCCGGCCGCACAGCCACCGCTCGCCGCACAAGCCGCAACCTCATGA
- a CDS encoding methyl-accepting chemotaxis protein, whose product MSFWRSGSSAREALAQVIALGKSQAVIEFNLDGTIITANQNFLDAMGYRLDEIAGKHHSMFVMPEERGSAAYREFWAQLGRGEYQSAEYKRLGKGGREIWIQASYNPIINEAGKAVKVVKFATDITARKIRSLEDAGKISAIGRAQAVIEFNLDGTIITANENFLATVGYRLDEIQGRHHSMFVGRGEHDSAAYREFWAKLGRGEFQSGEYKRFGKGGKEVWILASYNPILDETGKPFKVVKFATDVSAQKLSNANFAGQIEAIGKSQAVIEFSMEGKVLTANENFLGALGYALSEIVGKHHSTFVGADERDSEAYRAFWARLNAGEFQSGEYQRVGKGGRQVWIQASYNPIRDLNGNPFKVVKYASDTTAQVIARKRSEKVRDMMESVAAGAEELNASVREIAEAMTRSRETASTAVDRVEAADQQAQRLTQAAESMSMIVQLIGSITGQINLLALNATIESARAGEAGRGFAVVASEVKNLANQAKQAADRIEQEIGNLSGISVDVVAALGAIRGAIEGVSEYVSSTAAAVEEQSTVTSEMSASMRKAAEEAASIGQAA is encoded by the coding sequence ATGTCTTTTTGGCGAAGCGGTTCTTCGGCTAGGGAGGCTTTGGCTCAGGTCATTGCACTCGGCAAGTCGCAGGCAGTCATCGAATTCAATCTCGACGGCACCATCATCACGGCCAACCAGAATTTCCTGGACGCGATGGGCTACCGGCTCGACGAGATCGCCGGCAAGCACCACAGCATGTTCGTGATGCCGGAGGAGCGGGGCAGCGCGGCCTATCGCGAGTTCTGGGCGCAGCTCGGCCGCGGCGAATATCAATCAGCCGAATACAAGCGGCTCGGCAAGGGCGGTCGCGAGATCTGGATCCAGGCGTCCTATAATCCGATCATCAACGAAGCCGGCAAAGCGGTGAAGGTCGTCAAGTTCGCGACCGACATCACCGCGCGCAAGATCCGCAGCCTCGAAGATGCCGGCAAGATCTCCGCGATCGGCCGCGCCCAGGCGGTGATCGAGTTCAATCTCGACGGCACCATCATCACAGCCAACGAGAATTTTTTGGCCACGGTGGGCTATCGGCTCGACGAGATTCAGGGCCGCCACCACAGCATGTTCGTCGGACGCGGCGAGCACGACAGTGCGGCCTATCGCGAATTCTGGGCGAAGCTCGGCCGCGGCGAATTCCAGTCCGGCGAGTACAAGCGCTTCGGCAAGGGCGGCAAGGAGGTCTGGATTCTCGCTTCCTACAATCCGATCCTCGATGAGACCGGCAAGCCGTTCAAGGTGGTGAAGTTCGCCACCGACGTCAGCGCGCAGAAGCTGTCGAATGCGAATTTCGCCGGCCAGATCGAGGCGATCGGCAAGTCGCAGGCCGTGATCGAGTTCAGCATGGAGGGCAAGGTTTTGACCGCCAACGAAAACTTCCTCGGCGCGCTCGGCTATGCGCTGTCCGAAATCGTCGGCAAGCATCACAGCACGTTCGTGGGCGCCGACGAGCGCGACAGCGAAGCCTATCGGGCCTTCTGGGCCAGGCTGAACGCCGGTGAATTCCAGTCCGGTGAATATCAGCGCGTCGGCAAGGGTGGCCGGCAGGTCTGGATCCAGGCCTCCTACAACCCGATCCGCGATCTCAACGGCAATCCGTTCAAGGTCGTGAAATACGCCTCCGACACCACCGCCCAGGTGATCGCGCGCAAGCGCAGCGAGAAGGTGCGCGACATGATGGAATCGGTCGCCGCCGGCGCCGAGGAGCTCAACGCCTCGGTGCGCGAGATCGCGGAAGCCATGACGCGCTCGCGCGAGACCGCATCGACCGCGGTCGATCGGGTCGAGGCGGCGGACCAGCAGGCGCAGCGGCTGACGCAGGCGGCGGAGTCGATGAGCATGATCGTGCAGCTGATCGGCAGCATCACCGGCCAGATCAATCTGCTGGCGCTGAACGCCACCATCGAATCCGCGCGCGCCGGCGAGGCCGGTCGCGGCTTTGCCGTGGTGGCATCTGAGGTGAAGAACCTCGCCAATCAGGCCAAGCAGGCGGCTGATCGAATCGAGCAGGAGATCGGCAACCTGAGCGGCATCTCGGTCGACGTGGTCGCCGCGCTGGGGGCGATCCGGGGGGCGATCGAGGGTGTCAGCGAATATGTGTCGTCAACGGCCGCCGCCGTCGAGGAGCAGAGCACCGTCACCAGCGAAATGTCGGCGAGCATGCGCAAGGCCGCGGAAGAGGCGGCGAGTATCGGCCAGGCGGCGTAG